Proteins encoded in a region of the Streptomyces sp. PCS3-D2 genome:
- a CDS encoding (2Fe-2S)-binding protein, which yields MDDVLRRLADVGPFFTVAYGEQPPEPGFRPLTALYGGHLGPYVAEVGRRIGSGPGRVAASTAQFGIASRLWSLGLGCAALAGQVPSLAADRVWWQLPEAGSLRFWLPAPAARPVEDLGESVLGNLALLEAGLQERYGLSPTVMRGNTASGLVGALRVLIDRVPAGAALGLVRGLLADGGALAGTGTFVHEEGLGVAFVRRSCCLYYRVPGGGLCGDCVLRTRRG from the coding sequence ATGGACGACGTACTGCGGCGACTGGCCGACGTGGGCCCCTTCTTCACCGTCGCGTACGGGGAGCAGCCGCCGGAGCCCGGCTTCCGGCCGCTCACCGCGCTGTACGGCGGGCACCTCGGGCCCTACGTGGCCGAGGTGGGCCGCCGGATCGGCAGCGGACCCGGGAGGGTCGCCGCCTCGACGGCCCAGTTCGGGATCGCCTCGCGGCTGTGGTCGCTCGGACTGGGGTGCGCGGCCCTGGCCGGCCAGGTGCCGAGCCTCGCCGCCGATCGGGTGTGGTGGCAGCTGCCGGAGGCGGGGTCGCTCCGGTTCTGGCTGCCCGCGCCCGCCGCCCGGCCCGTGGAGGACCTCGGGGAGTCGGTCCTGGGAAACCTCGCCCTGCTGGAGGCGGGGCTGCAGGAGCGCTACGGCCTGTCGCCGACGGTCATGCGGGGGAACACGGCGTCCGGGCTGGTCGGTGCGCTGCGGGTGCTGATCGACCGGGTCCCGGCCGGCGCCGCCCTCGGGCTGGTGCGCGGCCTGCTGGCCGACGGTGGGGCGCTCGCTGGCACCGGTACGTTCGTCCATGAGGAGGGGCTCGGCGTGGCCTTCGTACGGCGCAGCTGCTGCCTCTACTA